The following proteins come from a genomic window of Dehalococcoidia bacterium:
- a CDS encoding dihydrofolate reductase → MKTQFYTATSLDGFIATEDDSLDWLFQLGCANDTDYPAF, encoded by the coding sequence ATGAAGACGCAGTTTTATACGGCGACGAGTCTCGATGGCTTCATTGCCACCGAAGATGACTCATTGGATTGGCTTTTCCAGCTGGGTTGTGCGAATGACACGGACTATCCGGCATTC